One Candidatus Brocadiia bacterium DNA window includes the following coding sequences:
- the lgt gene encoding prolipoprotein diacylglyceryl transferase, producing the protein MHQKLLEIPLLHLPIYSYGFMVVLGFLVAILVVSRRGERESIPSELILDIGLIGMLAGIIGARIAYLTIYHNNYSWTIFNIFDGNLNIYGGITAWFIPFFLLFIRKRKQVQSGLKGSSFNQFMKLLVYSFICAIIGARLVHLGAHYSEYDWGVFQIWQGGLVFYGGLILSVISGIAYLKIKKTPVLKIADLVAPGVMLGEVFGRMGCFLNGCCYGAPANLPWSVCFPQHSPAYAHQVQSNIISDGAASSLPVHPTQLYSSVIALILFFILSFIWSHKKRDGIVLGAIGILYPLSRFMVEFIRGDNPSIFLGMTASQTISVAVILISVLFLMKLRSKQPLS; encoded by the coding sequence ATGCATCAAAAATTACTGGAGATACCGTTGCTACACCTGCCCATATATTCCTACGGCTTCATGGTAGTATTAGGATTCCTGGTTGCGATACTGGTGGTCAGCCGCCGTGGCGAACGCGAAAGTATCCCCTCGGAACTAATTTTGGATATCGGACTTATCGGAATGTTGGCCGGCATCATCGGAGCCCGAATTGCCTACCTAACCATCTACCATAATAATTATAGCTGGACGATATTTAATATCTTTGACGGCAATCTTAATATTTACGGCGGAATTACCGCATGGTTTATACCGTTCTTTTTATTATTCATCAGAAAAAGAAAGCAGGTTCAATCCGGCTTAAAGGGATCATCGTTTAACCAGTTCATGAAACTTTTGGTTTATTCTTTCATCTGCGCTATTATTGGCGCTCGGCTGGTTCATCTGGGCGCACATTATTCCGAATATGACTGGGGTGTTTTTCAGATATGGCAGGGAGGCCTGGTATTCTACGGAGGGCTGATACTTTCCGTTATTTCAGGGATTGCCTATCTTAAAATAAAAAAGACCCCCGTCCTAAAAATAGCCGACCTGGTTGCACCAGGGGTAATGCTGGGAGAAGTATTCGGGCGAATGGGGTGCTTCCTTAACGGGTGCTGCTACGGAGCTCCGGCTAACTTACCATGGTCGGTATGTTTTCCTCAGCATAGCCCGGCATACGCCCATCAAGTCCAGTCTAACATTATTTCGGACGGCGCGGCCTCAAGCCTCCCAGTCCATCCGACTCAGTTATACTCCTCTGTTATCGCCCTCATTTTGTTTTTTATTCTGTCGTTTATCTGGTCGCATAAAAAACGAGATGGCATAGTCCTGGGCGCTATTGGGATTCTTTATCCACTAAGCCGGTTCATGGTGGAATTTATCAGAGGCGATAATCCCTCGATATTTTTAGGTATGACTGCATCTCAAACCATCAGTGTAGCAGTGATACTAATAAGCGTACTATTCCTTATGAAACTCAGATCAAAACAACCTCTATCTTAG
- a CDS encoding glycosyltransferase family 4 protein, with protein sequence MRILHIYSDWKWTGPSEPILNLCLGLKKHGHDVRLACLPAPFVCAPKKRILPSVAMGKGIDPFIIKPNKLAKVIMLWQNTRRLLYYLKHNKIDIIHAHSTFDHHLAGNLLNYISYRPKIVRTNHTGYPLTPSLRSKSLLSNSTDAYITFSESLRQRDMKYFSEYKATITPDKTWAVGGAINTTPFMSMGQPNRELKARYGIVDDDVVVGIIARVQRHRRFHILLWAMARALKEIPGLKLLILGRGTYYKDILVDPIKKLGLGNNVILSGYHISDYYDMISLMDFGVYLVPGSDGSCRAVLELMSSGKPVIAARRGILPDIIDDGRNGLVVDDRPDNLADALVALAIDKEKRMQFGINARAKAIQEFSIEKQVDKIMGIYEKILR encoded by the coding sequence TTGAGAATACTCCATATCTATAGTGACTGGAAATGGACCGGCCCGTCCGAGCCGATACTTAATCTTTGTCTGGGCCTAAAAAAACACGGTCACGATGTGAGGCTTGCTTGTTTACCAGCTCCTTTTGTATGTGCACCTAAAAAAAGAATATTGCCGAGTGTTGCCATGGGAAAAGGTATTGACCCATTTATTATCAAGCCCAACAAACTTGCGAAGGTAATTATGTTATGGCAAAATACCCGACGACTTTTATATTATCTTAAGCATAATAAAATAGACATTATTCATGCGCACAGTACGTTTGATCATCACCTAGCCGGGAATCTTTTGAATTATATCTCCTACCGGCCGAAAATAGTTAGAACTAACCACACAGGATATCCTCTAACCCCGTCTTTAAGGAGTAAATCTTTATTAAGTAATTCTACCGATGCTTATATTACGTTTTCTGAGAGTCTTAGACAAAGGGATATGAAATATTTTTCTGAATATAAAGCGACTATAACGCCGGATAAAACCTGGGCGGTGGGCGGGGCTATCAATACAACACCTTTTATGAGTATGGGGCAACCTAATAGGGAGTTGAAAGCCCGGTATGGTATTGTAGATGATGATGTTGTTGTTGGCATTATAGCCCGAGTTCAGCGCCACAGGAGATTTCATATTCTACTTTGGGCTATGGCTCGGGCTCTCAAAGAAATTCCCGGACTAAAATTGCTGATCCTTGGTCGGGGGACTTACTATAAGGATATTTTAGTTGATCCGATAAAGAAATTAGGGCTGGGAAATAACGTGATACTGTCTGGTTACCATATTAGTGATTATTATGATATGATATCGCTTATGGATTTTGGGGTATACCTAGTGCCCGGGTCAGACGGTTCCTGTCGGGCAGTATTAGAATTGATGTCATCCGGAAAACCTGTGATTGCGGCCCGGCGCGGTATTTTACCAGATATTATCGATGATGGTCGAAATGGATTAGTAGTGGATGACCGGCCCGATAATCTTGCGGATGCATTGGTTGCTTTAGCCATCGATAAGGAAAAACGTATGCAATTCGGCATTAACGCCAGAGCCAAAGCAATCCAGGAATTTTCTATTGAAAAGCAGGTTGATAAGATAATGGGAATTTACGAGAAGATTCTAAGATAG